In Neomonachus schauinslandi chromosome 6, ASM220157v2, whole genome shotgun sequence, a genomic segment contains:
- the LOC110589372 gene encoding cytochrome c oxidase assembly protein COX20, mitochondrial-like, producing MTSCNEQDTIDKDKEFHLGFNTVWFIRICWAGLGHFLLTSRMRRSCDAGVGGFILVTLGCWFHCRYNYAKLRIQERTAREGIQSVCQQAT from the exons ATGACGAGCTGCAATGAACAAGACACAATTGATAAGGATAAAGAGTTTCATTTAG GATTCAATACTGTATGGTTCATTAGGATCTGCTGGGCTGGCCTTGGACATTTTTTGTTAACTAGTAGAATGAGAAGATCATGTGATGCTGGAGTAGGAGGATTTATCTTGGTGACTTTAGGATGCTGGTTCCATTGTAGGTATAATTACGCAAAGCTAAGAATCCAGGAAAGAACTGCCAGAGAAGGAATACAAAGTGTATGCCAACAggcaacttag